A stretch of Glandiceps talaboti chromosome 18, keGlaTala1.1, whole genome shotgun sequence DNA encodes these proteins:
- the LOC144449681 gene encoding beta-1 adrenergic receptor-like — translation MNVSEAIHTTSEEGNSTDQRCDYDFTAAYVVVLLITSTIVLAIIVGNVLVIMSVHRFPVLQTVNNYFICSLAYADLLVVLAAVLNAGLTLDVIPRRGSIYFCLLQSTVFETGTLASIIHLLVIAIDRHLAISTPLTYHTTMTPRRAKGTIFITWLIPVIYLLLHYLSVAVNSDISFYDVVCNSVDTLPSLFAIFYGGPFIIMAFLYLHVFWIARKHSKRIAQQGKLFENATYKNDLKAVKTLSIVIGAFVVCWLPPIILFSSTSVDWPICGTPWLFFLSISLSVSNSALNPAIYAWVSKEFRGAFKKLLGRNEKMKTHRRISCRTPVVDVEL, via the coding sequence ATGAATGTGTCTGAAGCTATCCACACAACAAGCGAAGAAGGCAATAGCACGGATCAAAGGTGTGATTATGATTTCACTGCGGCATACGTTGTTGTTTTGCTTATCACATCTACCATAGTCCTAGCTATCATTGTCGGCAACGTCCTGGTTATTATGTCAGTTCATCGTTTTCCAGTGCTTCAAACTGTCAATAACTATTTCATATGTAGTCTTGCTTATGCCGATTTGCTGGTCGTGTTGGCTGCGGTCTTAAATGCAGGTTTAACACTTGACGTAATTCCAAGACGAGGAAGTATTTACTTCTGCCTTCTACAATCCACGGTGTTTGAAACTGGAACCCTTGCATCGATAATACATCTGCTGGTCATCGCAATAGACAGACACTTGGCTATTTCAACGCCATTGACGTATCACACAACAATGACACCAAGAAGGGCAAAAGGAACCATATTTATAACTTGGTTAATACCTGTAATCTATTTATTATTGCATTACTTGTCTGTTGCCGTAAATAGTGACATCAGTTTTTACGATGTCGTATGTAACAGCGTAGACACACTGCCTTCTTTGTTTGCCATATTCTATGGGGGTCCATTCATCATTATGGCATTcctctatctacatgtattctgGATAGCAAGAAAACATTCCAAGAGAATTGCACAACAGggcaaattatttgaaaatgcaACATACAAAAATGATTTGAAAGCAGTCAAGACACTTAGTATAGTGATCGGAGCTTTTGTCGTCTGCTGGTTACCGCCAATTATACTCTTTTCTTCAACTTCGGTCGACTGGCCAATATGTGGGACACCTTGGTTGTTCTTCCTGTCTATATCACTATCAGTGAGTAACTCAGCCCTTAATCCTGCCATTTATGCATGGGTGAGCAAGGAATTTAGAGGGGCGTTTAAGAAATTGCTTGGAAGGAACGAAAAGATGAAAACGCACAGGAGAATTTCATGTCGAACTCCCGTAGTTGATGTAGAACTCTAA